One genomic window of Actinoplanes lobatus includes the following:
- a CDS encoding GNAT family N-acetyltransferase — MIKIEQHAVTAWPAIDNERAGGWLLRHTPGVTRRRNNAALPPAADRHPERSLDAVESYYRTRGAAVIVQVSPAEEHATLDAALAERGYRHDAPTLVMTAPAATITDRLTPPTPVEITPELTPAWRAAYGSETVSDLVLSRITAPTGFASITVDGEIAAFGLFVAGDGLTGVFCMATAPAHRRRGYAAAILHAGAAWSLTHGAHTLYLQVEDDNDQARRLYEAAGFTHSHSYHYRIL, encoded by the coding sequence GTGATCAAGATCGAACAGCATGCCGTGACGGCCTGGCCCGCCATCGACAACGAGCGGGCCGGCGGCTGGCTGCTGCGACACACCCCCGGCGTGACCAGGCGCCGCAACAACGCCGCACTGCCCCCGGCCGCCGACCGTCACCCGGAGCGGTCCCTCGACGCGGTCGAGTCCTACTACCGCACCCGCGGCGCGGCGGTCATCGTCCAGGTGAGCCCCGCCGAGGAACACGCCACGCTGGACGCGGCGCTGGCGGAGCGCGGTTACCGCCACGACGCGCCCACACTGGTCATGACCGCCCCAGCGGCCACGATCACCGACCGGCTCACACCGCCGACCCCGGTGGAGATCACGCCCGAACTGACCCCCGCGTGGCGCGCCGCCTACGGCTCCGAGACGGTCAGCGACCTCGTCCTGTCCCGCATCACCGCCCCCACCGGCTTCGCGAGCATCACGGTCGACGGCGAGATCGCCGCGTTCGGCCTCTTCGTCGCCGGCGACGGCCTCACCGGCGTGTTCTGCATGGCCACCGCCCCGGCCCATCGCCGCCGCGGCTACGCCGCCGCCATCCTCCACGCCGGCGCCGCCTGGTCCCTGACCCACGGCGCCCACACCCTCTACCTACAGGTAGAAGACGACAACGACCAGGCAAGACGCCTCTACGAGGCCGCCGGTTTCACGCACTCCCACAGCTATCACTACCGCATCCTTTAA